ATGAACGCCGCACTTCTGGGCGGTGACGGTGTTCAGATTGATACCCAAGTGTTTATGGATATTGCCATACAATTACTGCTGCCGTTTATTCTTGGGCAGTTATGTCGACCCTGGCTTGCGCAGTTTGCAGCGCGAAACGCAACCAAAGTTGTTGATCGTGGTTCGATCGCGATGGTGGTATATGCGGCGTTCTCGGCAGGCGTGGTATCCGGAGTGTGGCAGAAGGTGGGCCCGATCGAGATAATCAGCTTGGTACTGTTTTCAGTAGCCTTAGTTGCGGCAATGCTATGGCTTTCCCGCTGGGTCGCCCAAAAACTTGGGTTTACCGAAGCCGATATCAAAGCAATCCAATTCTGCGGTTCTAAAAAATCGCTTGCCACTGGGTTACCGATGGCGGCGGTTATTTTTGGCGGCGGAAATATCGGCATCCTTATTGTTCCGCTGATGATTTTCCATCAGGTGCAATTGATGATGTGTTCCTGGCTGGCAAGCCGGTATGCACGCAGTGCTGGTTAGACTATAAGCTGAGATACATGACTATTTT
The nucleotide sequence above comes from Corynebacterium mustelae. Encoded proteins:
- a CDS encoding bile acid:sodium symporter family protein codes for the protein MRSWLAKLDPLIVLIILAVIIAIIAPAGGWFAVWFGYATKIAIAVLFFLYGARLSTAQALDGVKHWRLHSTIVAFTFLVFPVIGIALRPLGMHLNPELYLGVLYLTLVPSTVQSSVAFTSIAKGNVAGAIVSASLSNVLGVVLTPVLVMLTMNAALLGGDGVQIDTQVFMDIAIQLLLPFILGQLCRPWLAQFAARNATKVVDRGSIAMVVYAAFSAGVVSGVWQKVGPIEIISLVLFSVALVAAMLWLSRWVAQKLGFTEADIKAIQFCGSKKSLATGLPMAAVIFGGGNIGILIVPLMIFHQVQLMMCSWLASRYARSAG